A portion of the Terriglobia bacterium genome contains these proteins:
- a CDS encoding ABC transporter permease produces the protein MLKDLRYGFRGMLRTPGFSLVVVLTLALGIGANTAIFSVINGLLFHPAGISHPERLVAIRVKYDKLNLKSIVISAPDFVDVRDSRQVFSTAALMSRGDFNYTAGDLPERLQGARVSWAWFDVFEVRPLIGRTFRPEEDQPNANQVAVLAYSTWQRLFGGDPGILDRTIQLSRQSYRVVGVMGPDFVWPSEAQLWVPIGLPHRVSATIRCYKYPSPASTLWSGPGAIRQTWQTRSWSRCDRSIRLNPFITSKRWRRGWQTLSVPSGSRLLCSDSSLSWPC, from the coding sequence TTGCTCAAAGACCTTCGTTATGGCTTCCGCGGGATGCTGCGCACGCCCGGCTTCAGCCTGGTTGTAGTGCTGACGCTCGCGCTCGGCATCGGTGCCAACACGGCGATTTTCAGCGTCATCAACGGGCTGCTTTTTCATCCTGCGGGCATCTCCCACCCGGAGCGCCTCGTGGCCATCCGCGTGAAGTATGACAAACTCAACCTTAAAAGCATCGTGATTTCGGCGCCCGATTTCGTCGACGTACGCGACAGCAGGCAGGTCTTTTCAACGGCGGCCCTGATGAGTCGGGGCGACTTCAATTACACCGCCGGCGACCTGCCTGAACGGCTACAGGGCGCGCGGGTGTCGTGGGCCTGGTTCGATGTCTTCGAGGTCAGGCCGCTGATCGGAAGAACGTTCCGCCCCGAGGAAGACCAGCCGAACGCGAACCAGGTGGCGGTGCTTGCTTACAGCACCTGGCAGCGCCTGTTCGGCGGCGACCCGGGGATTCTGGACAGGACGATTCAACTCTCCCGGCAGTCCTATAGAGTAGTGGGCGTGATGGGGCCCGACTTCGTCTGGCCCAGTGAGGCCCAGCTCTGGGTTCCCATCGGCCTGCCACACAGGGTGTCTGCTACTATCCGTTGTTACAAGTACCCGTCTCCAGCGTCTACCTTGTGGTCCGGACCAGGAGCGATCCGGCAAACCTGGCAAACGCGATCCTGGAGTCGGTGCGATCGGTCGATTCGGCTCAACCCGTTTATAACCTCAAAACGATGGAGGCGCGGGTGGCAGACTCTCTCGGTCCCCAGCGGTTCGCGGTTACTTTGCTCGGATTCTTCGCTGTCGTGGCCCTGCTGA
- a CDS encoding FtsX-like permease family protein: MALLMAALGLYGVISYTVTQRTQEIGIRMALGAERAQVLALIAGQGLRLAGAGIAIGMVAAAILARLLQSQLFEISSFDPATFAFMAVVLAAVALMAGYLPARRAARIDPMEALRHE; the protein is encoded by the coding sequence GTGGCCCTGCTGATGGCGGCGCTCGGGCTGTATGGCGTCATCAGTTACACAGTCACGCAGCGCACGCAGGAAATCGGCATTCGCATGGCGCTGGGTGCGGAGCGCGCGCAGGTGCTGGCCCTGATCGCCGGGCAGGGCCTGCGACTGGCCGGAGCGGGAATCGCCATCGGCATGGTTGCGGCCGCAATCCTCGCGAGACTGCTTCAGAGCCAACTCTTCGAGATAAGCTCATTCGATCCCGCCACCTTCGCCTTCATGGCGGTTGTCCTGGCTGCGGTCGCACTCATGGCCGGCTACCTCCCGGCGCGCCGGGCGGCCAGGATCGATCCTATGGAGGCTCTGCGCCACGAATGA
- a CDS encoding nuclear transport factor 2 family protein: MTNTEVVLAFVNAINRRDVEMLCRLMTDDHLFVDAGGAQYRGRETMRSGWRGYFSMVPDYTIEVQEAVADGPVVIVVGTARGTYSPDGNLNPVDRWSTPGAWRAVVASGHVSVWQVFADNEPIRKIMRRYGKETA; encoded by the coding sequence ATGACGAACACGGAGGTTGTCCTGGCATTCGTAAACGCGATCAACCGCCGTGACGTCGAGATGCTGTGTCGACTCATGACTGACGATCACTTGTTCGTAGATGCCGGCGGGGCGCAATACCGCGGTCGGGAAACGATGCGCTCCGGTTGGCGTGGCTATTTCTCCATGGTTCCCGACTACACGATCGAGGTGCAGGAAGCCGTTGCTGACGGTCCGGTCGTTATTGTCGTCGGTACCGCGCGCGGCACTTACTCCCCGGATGGCAACCTGAACCCTGTTGATCGGTGGAGCACCCCCGGGGCTTGGCGAGCAGTCGTGGCCAGCGGGCACGTCTCCGTCTGGCAGGTGTTCGCAGACAACGAGCCCATCCGCAAGATCATGCGCAGGTATGGCAAGGAAACGGCCTGA